The following coding sequences lie in one Bordetella genomosp. 9 genomic window:
- a CDS encoding zinc/iron-chelating domain-containing protein encodes MATSQPSEVGSDAAACRRGCGACCIAPSITSPLPKMPAGKPAGERCAHLTEAMDCELFGRPERPAVCGGLQPSQEMCGASREHAMVWLGQLEKLTAPAASLPRGTQAAMPPHR; translated from the coding sequence ATGGCGACGTCGCAGCCGTCGGAGGTTGGCAGCGACGCCGCGGCGTGCCGGCGCGGATGCGGGGCATGCTGCATCGCGCCCTCCATCACCTCGCCCTTGCCGAAAATGCCCGCGGGCAAGCCGGCCGGCGAACGCTGCGCGCACCTGACCGAGGCCATGGATTGTGAGCTGTTCGGGCGCCCGGAACGCCCGGCGGTATGCGGCGGGCTGCAGCCCAGCCAGGAAATGTGCGGCGCTTCTCGCGAACACGCGATGGTGTGGTTGGGGCAATTGGAAAAACTGACCGCGCCGGCGGCCTCCTTGCCCAGAGGGACACAAGCCGCGATGCCGCCGCACCGTTAG
- a CDS encoding YdcF family protein: MSIVSLLAYLIIPLYLCLTLMAIGLVLALFRWRKTGLAVALAGMAWAYAWSLPATSLWLGGMLEQAYPYRPPNELPTADAIVVLGGNIANDRQNWFLPYDRETAIRRFRTAEQLYDAGRAPKIVLSGGALSGDVSEAEGMAHALRLSGVPRSAMILENDSRTTYENAILTENQLKEHNIRTVLLVTSALHMPRAMAAFRKQGITAIPAPSQPQIVLPESPRISPWLPHERAFDASRSIIKEYTGLFVYWLRGWI; the protein is encoded by the coding sequence ATGTCTATCGTCAGTCTGCTTGCTTACCTCATCATCCCGCTCTATTTGTGCCTGACCCTGATGGCGATCGGCCTGGTGCTGGCCTTGTTCCGCTGGCGCAAGACCGGCTTGGCGGTGGCGCTGGCCGGAATGGCGTGGGCCTACGCCTGGTCGCTGCCCGCGACCTCGCTGTGGCTGGGCGGCATGCTGGAACAGGCCTATCCCTATCGGCCGCCGAACGAACTGCCGACCGCAGACGCGATCGTGGTGCTGGGCGGCAATATCGCCAATGACCGCCAGAACTGGTTCCTGCCCTACGACCGCGAAACGGCGATCCGGCGCTTCCGGACCGCGGAGCAGCTGTACGACGCGGGACGCGCGCCCAAAATCGTGCTGTCCGGCGGCGCGCTGAGCGGCGACGTCAGCGAAGCCGAGGGCATGGCGCACGCATTGCGCCTTTCAGGTGTGCCGCGCAGCGCGATGATCCTGGAAAACGACAGCCGGACCACCTATGAAAACGCCATCCTGACCGAAAACCAGCTGAAGGAGCACAACATACGCACAGTGCTGCTGGTCACGTCCGCGCTGCACATGCCGCGCGCGATGGCCGCCTTCCGCAAGCAGGGCATCACGGCCATTCCCGCTCCGTCCCAGCCGCAGATCGTGCTTCCGGAGTCTCCTCGCATTTCGCCGTGGCTGCCGCACGAGCGGGCGTTCGATGCCAGCCGCTCCATCATCAAGGAGTACACGGGACTTTTCGTGTACTGGCTGCGGGGATGGATATGA
- a CDS encoding glycosyltransferase family 9 protein yields the protein MPPITRLYVRLPNWVGDVCMSLPALRLLRAAGVPVVLCARPWARDLLAGVAGQDDFIAMRGGFLHDRGAVRAHVRTAGRGGVALALPDSLSSAAVFRLAGLPVAGYRDDGRSPLLRWPVNKPAGPLHAVQSWYYLAREALGRWALPTGNAHPGPELGLTLTPAHRADADAALIKSGLRDRPFVLIAPTATGLHRGRNKVWPGFADLTRALKAAGLPVVMCPPPAEAQAARANAPDALLLPPMGLGAFAALATRAALVVCNDSGVSHVAAAVGARQITLFGVTQRARTGPWSAGACCLGDEDAWPSVQEVAQTAENLLNLPAPGGASRELTGAAPA from the coding sequence ATGCCGCCGATAACCCGTTTGTACGTGCGCCTCCCGAACTGGGTGGGCGATGTCTGCATGAGCCTTCCCGCGCTGCGGCTGCTGCGCGCCGCGGGCGTGCCGGTGGTCCTGTGCGCACGTCCCTGGGCGCGCGATCTGCTCGCCGGCGTGGCCGGCCAGGACGATTTCATCGCCATGCGCGGCGGGTTCCTGCACGACCGCGGCGCCGTGCGGGCGCACGTGCGGACCGCCGGACGGGGCGGCGTGGCGCTCGCCCTGCCCGACTCGCTTTCCAGCGCCGCCGTCTTCCGGCTTGCCGGATTGCCGGTGGCCGGCTATCGGGACGATGGCCGCAGCCCCTTGCTGCGATGGCCGGTGAACAAGCCGGCCGGGCCGCTGCATGCCGTGCAGTCCTGGTACTACCTGGCGCGCGAGGCGTTGGGACGTTGGGCGCTGCCCACTGGCAACGCGCATCCTGGTCCCGAGCTCGGATTGACGCTCACGCCTGCGCATCGCGCCGACGCCGACGCCGCCCTGATCAAGTCCGGGCTGCGCGACCGGCCATTCGTGTTGATCGCGCCGACGGCGACGGGGCTGCATCGCGGCCGCAACAAGGTGTGGCCGGGCTTCGCCGACCTGACGCGCGCACTGAAGGCCGCGGGCCTGCCGGTCGTCATGTGTCCGCCGCCGGCCGAAGCGCAGGCCGCGCGCGCCAACGCCCCGGACGCCCTGCTGCTGCCGCCCATGGGGCTGGGCGCCTTTGCCGCCCTCGCCACGCGCGCTGCTTTGGTCGTTTGCAACGATTCGGGGGTGTCGCACGTAGCGGCGGCTGTGGGCGCCCGGCAGATCACCTTGTTCGGAGTGACCCAGCGCGCGCGGACGGGCCCATGGTCGGCCGGCGCCTGCTGCCTGGGGGACGAGGATGCCTGGCCGTCGGTGCAGGAAGTGGCGCAAACGGCTGAAAATCTGTTGAACCTGCCCGCGCCCGGCGGGGCATCCCGTGAATTGACAGGGGCGGCGCCGGCCTGA
- the msbA gene encoding lipid A export permease/ATP-binding protein MsbA: MDSATRTKVAGSHPVKAVLWKRIYSRVGSHWKALVLAILLMAGAAGTQPTLAVIMKPLLDDGFSGAKPYYVWAIPLAVVGLIFLRGVCNFFSDYLLAWVANNVLRGIRQEMFDRLLGLPDEHFKRGDTGRLLNRFTIDAGNVTGYATDVITVLVRESLVVVALICVLLYMSWVLTLIILVMLPVSVSIARVFIRRLRKINRETVNMNAELTRVVGEGIDGQRVIKLFDGYDYERGRFSYVNSRLRRFAMRSAVADAAMTPLTQVCIALSVGGIIAVALGQANAGMLTAGSFAAFMASLAQLFDPIKRLTNLAGRMQRMLISAESVFMLIDEVPEKETGQRTLPQPVRGRIEFEAVSHRFPDADRETLSKVTFTVQPGETVALVGRSGSGKTTLVNMLPRFVHPTGGRILVDGIDIRDLTLGSLRSHLSLVSQDVVLFDDTIAVNVGYGALGQASDEQVLQALEAANLKDFVNGLPKGIHTPVGENAARLSGGQRQRLAIARALIKNAPILILDEATSALDNESERQVQASLERLMKGRTTLVIAHRLSTVQNADRIVVLDDGKVMEQGRHEELLAANGLYANLYRMQFRESE, translated from the coding sequence TTGGATTCTGCCACTCGCACCAAGGTGGCCGGCTCCCATCCGGTCAAGGCTGTGCTATGGAAACGTATTTATTCCCGCGTGGGCTCGCACTGGAAGGCGCTGGTGCTCGCCATCCTGCTCATGGCGGGGGCGGCGGGCACCCAGCCCACGCTGGCCGTCATCATGAAGCCGCTGCTGGACGACGGCTTCAGCGGCGCGAAGCCTTATTACGTCTGGGCGATTCCGCTGGCCGTCGTCGGCCTGATTTTCCTGCGCGGCGTGTGCAACTTCTTCAGCGATTACCTGCTGGCCTGGGTCGCGAATAACGTGCTGCGCGGCATACGGCAGGAGATGTTCGACCGGCTGCTGGGCCTGCCGGACGAGCACTTCAAGCGCGGCGATACGGGACGGTTGCTGAACCGCTTCACCATCGATGCTGGCAACGTCACGGGCTACGCCACCGACGTCATCACCGTTCTCGTGCGCGAAAGTCTGGTGGTGGTGGCGCTGATCTGCGTGCTGCTCTATATGTCCTGGGTGCTGACGCTAATCATCCTGGTCATGCTGCCTGTGTCGGTGTCCATCGCCCGCGTGTTCATTCGCCGGCTGCGCAAGATCAACCGCGAGACGGTCAACATGAACGCCGAGCTGACCCGCGTGGTTGGCGAAGGCATCGACGGCCAGCGCGTCATCAAGCTGTTCGACGGTTACGACTACGAGCGGGGCCGCTTCAGCTACGTGAATTCGCGCCTGCGCCGCTTCGCCATGCGCAGCGCCGTCGCCGACGCCGCCATGACGCCGCTGACGCAGGTCTGCATCGCCTTGTCGGTGGGCGGCATCATCGCCGTCGCGCTGGGGCAGGCCAACGCCGGGATGCTCACCGCGGGCAGCTTCGCGGCCTTCATGGCGTCGCTCGCCCAGCTCTTCGATCCCATCAAGCGGCTGACCAATCTGGCGGGAAGGATGCAGCGCATGCTGATTTCCGCCGAAAGCGTTTTCATGCTGATCGACGAAGTGCCCGAGAAGGAAACCGGCCAGCGCACGCTGCCGCAGCCGGTGCGGGGCCGCATCGAATTCGAAGCGGTGTCGCACCGTTTCCCGGACGCCGATCGCGAAACGCTGAGCAAGGTCACTTTCACGGTGCAGCCCGGCGAGACCGTGGCGTTGGTGGGGCGCTCGGGCAGCGGCAAGACGACCCTCGTCAATATGCTGCCGCGCTTCGTCCACCCGACAGGCGGGCGCATCCTCGTCGATGGCATCGATATCCGCGACCTGACGCTGGGCAGCCTGCGATCCCACCTGTCGCTGGTCAGCCAGGACGTGGTCCTGTTCGACGATACGATCGCGGTCAACGTCGGCTATGGCGCGCTGGGACAGGCGAGCGACGAACAGGTGCTGCAGGCGCTGGAGGCAGCCAACCTGAAGGATTTCGTCAATGGCCTGCCCAAGGGAATCCATACGCCGGTCGGAGAAAACGCGGCGCGCCTGTCTGGCGGGCAACGGCAGCGGCTGGCCATCGCTCGGGCGCTCATCAAGAACGCGCCCATCCTCATCCTCGACGAAGCCACCTCGGCGCTGGATAACGAATCCGAGCGTCAGGTGCAGGCGTCGCTGGAAAGGTTGATGAAGGGGCGCACGACGCTGGTGATCGCCCACCGTCTTTCGACGGTACAGAATGCCGACCGCATCGTGGTCCTGGACGACGGCAAGGTCATGGAGCAGGGCCGTCACGAGGAGCTGCTTGCGGCGAACGGCTTGTACGCCAACCTGTACCGGATGCAATTCCGCGAGTCGGAGTAG
- a CDS encoding DUF924 family protein, with translation MFDDLPPDAAALLRFWRDAGPGKWFAKDMAFDAEFSGRFAPLHFAAARGELDDWADTPYGALALLILLDQFPRNAFRGTAHMYATDPLARRVAAYAVERGWDDRIESDLLVFMYLPFEHSEDPADQARSVALADKLDPRSRDFAILHRDIIARFGRFPHRNRHLGRDSTPEELAFLAEGGFAG, from the coding sequence ATGTTCGACGATCTGCCTCCCGACGCCGCCGCCTTGCTCCGGTTCTGGCGCGATGCCGGCCCCGGCAAATGGTTCGCCAAGGACATGGCGTTCGATGCGGAATTTTCGGGGCGGTTCGCGCCCCTGCACTTCGCTGCCGCACGCGGCGAACTTGACGACTGGGCCGACACGCCATACGGGGCCCTGGCTTTGTTGATCCTGCTCGATCAGTTTCCGCGCAACGCCTTTCGCGGCACCGCGCATATGTATGCCACCGACCCGCTGGCGCGGCGTGTAGCGGCGTACGCCGTGGAACGCGGCTGGGACGACCGCATCGAGTCGGATCTGCTGGTATTCATGTATCTGCCGTTCGAGCACTCCGAAGACCCGGCCGATCAGGCGCGCTCGGTGGCGCTTGCGGACAAACTGGACCCGCGCAGCCGGGATTTCGCCATTCTGCACCGGGACATCATTGCCCGCTTCGGTCGCTTTCCGCATCGCAATCGCCATCTGGGGCGCGATAGCACACCTGAAGAGCTGGCTTTCCTGGCCGAGGGCGGCTTCGCGGGCTAA